From a region of the Mobula hypostoma chromosome 6, sMobHyp1.1, whole genome shotgun sequence genome:
- the LOC134348491 gene encoding serine/threonine-protein kinase 17B-like produces the protein MCENRCKRVVDGGKRPVQFDHIRTAFTTASFYDNYLVTQKELGRGKFAVVRKCVEKTTGKEYAAKFVKKRRRGLDCKSDIIHEIAVLEMAKSNPHVVDLYEVYETNNDIILVLEYAAGGEIFNLCAADRDEAPTEKEVIKLLQQILEGVAFLHQNNIVHLDLKPQNILLTSTSPLGDIKIVDFGLSRRIGSVGELREITGTPEYIAPEILNYEPISTETDMWSIGVLVYMMLTGESPFQGKDKQETFLNISQVNVDYSDKTFEGISKTAIEFIQQLLVKKPEYRSSAEACLSHPWLQTEEMMNNPIPEIAPCVSLMGMQSIKSSEEKNPIRSPTFGSGRHLNKENISEESSIVPKRFRFDDSYKNCHDITENWYSETGV, from the exons ATGTGTGAGAATCGGTGTAAGAGGGTAGTGGACGGGGGCAAGCGGCCCGTCCAGTTCGATCACATCCGGACCGCTTTCACCACCGCCTCCTTCTACGACAACTACCTGGTGACACAGAAAGAGCTGGGCAG AGGCAAATTTGCTGTAGTGAGAAAATGTGTAGAGAAAACAACTGGGAAAGAATATGCAGCTAAATTTGTAAAGAAGAGGCGTCGTGGTCTGGATTGTAAATCTGATATCATTCATGAAATTGCTGTACTTGAAATGGCCAAGTCAAATCCACATGTTGTAGACCTCTATGAGGTATATGAAACGAATAATGATATCATCCTCGTATTAGAATA TGCTGCTGGAGGGGAAATCTTTAATCTTTGTGCAGCTGACCGAGATGAAGCTCCTACAGAAAAGGAAGTGATTAAGCTTCTTCAACAGATTCTTGAAGGAGTAGCTTTTCTACACCAGAACAACATCGTACATCTAGACTTAAAG ccaCAGAATATCTTGCTAACTAGCACATCGCCATTGGGTGATATAAAGATAGTAGACTTTGGCTTGTCCAGGAGAATTGGAAGTGTTGGTGAATTAAGAGAAATCACAGGAACACCAGAGTACATTg CCCCTGAAATCTTGAACTATGAACCAATCTCTACAGAAACAGACATGTG GAGCATAGGAGTGTTGGTATACATGATGCTGACAGGGGAGTCACCATTTCAGGGCAAAGATAAACAAGAAACTTTCCTTAATATCTCGCAAGTTAATGTTGATTATTCGGATAAAACATTTGAAGGCATCTCCAAAACTGCAATTGAATTTATTCAACAGCTTCTAGTCAAGAAACCAGA GTACCGATCAAGTGCTGAAGCGTGTCTTTCTCATCCTTGGCTGCAAACAGAGGAGATGATGAATAACCCAATACCAGAAATTGCACCATGTGTTTCACTGATGGGGATGCAGTCCATTAAGTCTTCAGAGGAGAAGAATCCCATTCGATCACCCACATTTGGGTCAGGCAGACATTTGAACAAAGAAAATATTTCTGAAGAATCATCCATTGTTCCCAAACGTTTCCGGTTTGATGATTCTTACAAAAATTGTCATGATATTACAGAGAATTGGTATTCTGAAACTGGTGTATAG